One window of Stigmatopora nigra isolate UIUO_SnigA chromosome 14, RoL_Snig_1.1, whole genome shotgun sequence genomic DNA carries:
- the med12 gene encoding mediator of RNA polymerase II transcription subunit 12 isoform X7 — translation MMAAFGILSYEHRPLKRPRLGPPDVYPQDPKQKEDELTALNVKQGFNNQPAVSGDEHGSAKNVNFNPSKISSNFSSIIAEKLRYNTFPDTGKRKPQVNQKDNFWLVTARSQSSVNNWFTDLAGTKPLTQLAKKVPIFSKKEEVFGYLAKYLVPVMRSAWMIKMTCAYHAAITETKVKKRHVIDPCIEWTQIITKYLWEQLQKVAEFYRQFPSQGCSSPLPATPADVEMAIKQWEYNEKLAMFMFQDGMLDRHEFLTWVLECFEKVRPGEDELLRLLLPLLLQYSGEFVQSAYLSRRLAYFCTRRLNLLLSDGSPGPGAGGGHQAHGILTPQGNTLPPTPTSQPAGGNQPQTPFTDFYICPQHRPLVFGLSCMLQSIVLCCPSALVWHYSLTDSRNKTGSPLDLLPIAPSSLPMPGGNAAFTQQVRVKLREIEEQVKERGQAVEFRWSFDKCQETTAGFTIGRVLHTLEVLDNHSFEKSDFNNSLDSLYNRIFGSGQSKDGHEMSPDDDAVVTLLCEWAVCCKRSGRHRAMVVAKLLEKRQAEIEAERCGESEVVDEKGSVSSGSLSAATLPVFQDVLLQFLDTQAPTLTEPGNENERVEFSNLVLLFCELIRHDVFSHNIYMCTLISRGDLSSDGHMPRPRSPSDETLDESDRKDQDAGSGIKMEDTGLSESMEIDHNSSANFDEMFSPPMHCESKGSPSPEKSVSEQDCKNTCKDKNTDPAFPQLYEQPRHIQYATHFPIPQEENASHECNQRLVVLYGVGKLRDEARHTIKKITKDILKVLNRKSTAETGGEEGQKRKRSKPEAFPTAEDIFSKFQHLSHFDQHQVTSLVSRNVLEQITSFALGMSYHLPLVQHIQFIFDLMEYSLNISGLIDFAIQLLNELSVVEAELLLKSSSLVGSYTTSLCLCIVAVLRRYHSCLILNPEQTAQVFDWLRIVVKSGVNPADCCSAERCILAYLYDLYISCSHLKIKFGEIFSEFCSKVKNSIYCNIDPSDSNMLWDPVFMMEAIANPSAHNFNHSMVGKILNDSPANRYSFVCNVLMDVCVDHRDPERVNDIGILCAELTAYCRSLSAEWLGILKALCCSSNNGNCGFNDLLCNVDVSDLSFHDSLATFVAILIARQCLLLEDLVRCVAIPSLLNAACSEQDSEPGARLTCRILLHLFKTPQRNPVPQDGLKSDKSSVGIRSSCDRHLLAASQNSIVVGAVFAVLKAVFMLGDAELRGSGLSHSAGLDDLSDGRNVSIETASLDVYAKYVLKTICQQEWVGERCLKSLSEDSSALQDPVLVNIQAQRLLQLICYPHRQLDSDDGDNPQRQRIKRILQNMDQWTMRQSSLELQLMIKQSTNNELYSLLENIAKATIEVFQKSAEMNSNNPSGNGTALQSGSASNSSSTSSKMKPILSSSERSGVWLVAPLIAKLPTSVQGHVLKAAGEELEKGQHLGSSSRKERDRQKQKSMSLLSQQPFLSLVLTCLKGQDEQREGLLTSLYSQVQQIVTNWRDDQYQDDCKAKQMMHEALKLRLNLVGGMFDTVQRSTQQTTEWAVLLLDIISSGTVDMQSNNELFTTVLDMLSVLINGTLAADMSSISQGSMEENKRAYMNLVKKLRKELGDRQLESLEKVRQLLPLPKQTRDVITCEPQGSLIDTKGNKIAGFEKEGLQVSTKQKISPWDVFEGLKHSAPLSWGWFGTVRMDRKVTKFEEQQRFLLYHTHLKPKPRSYYLEPLPLPPEEEEPLTPISQEPEKKMMEAVKPEKNVPTMPADSNKKKPNKKKKTPSAKTEDYGNRTSGVSYGTNMPPELMQNPYSRIPYGQQGMGMYTQNQPLPPGGPGLDPPYRPTRNPPMNKMMSTPRPNYPGMMPTMQGNMPGMMGLEKQYQMVYKPQPNMQQNQMLRHQLQVRLNHSMMGQQIRQMAPNQPYTSMQPSQNLSQGYTSYGSHMGMQPHPSQAGAIVPSAYGTQNFQGSHPGANPAVVDPLRQMQQRPSGYVHQQAPGYAHNMQNAQRFTHQPIQQNPIMHGLGHMGAQGAHPGMRPNQLLTEQQQQQQQQQQQQQQQQQQQQQQAAAAQQQQQQQQYLRQAIRQQQQAQQVQQQQQQQQQQQVQAQQVPPQQQVPQQQQQQQQQQQQQQQQQQQQQQQQQQQPQQQVSGVPPPGQQQNQGLGMQPLPPQQPMFPRQGMQQTQQQQQTAALVRQLQQQLSNTQPGQSTNSYF, via the exons ATGATGGCTGCCTTCGGAATCCTCAGTTACGAACACCGGCCGCTTAAGCGGCCCCGGCTCGGGCCTCCGGACGTCTATCCACAAGATCCCAAGCAAAAGGAG GATGAGCTGACTGCATTGAATGTGAAACAAGGATTTAATAACCAGCCGGCCGTGTCAGGTGACGAACATGGCAGTGCCAAAAATGTCAACTTCAACCCTTCTAAG ATCAGTTCAAACTTCAGCAGCATCATCGCCGAGAAACTGCGCTATAACACCTTTCCCGACACGGGCAAGCGCAAGCCGCAGGTCAACCAGAAGGATAATTTCTGGTTGGTCACAGCCAGGTCACAAAGCTCTGTTAATAACTGGTTCACCGATTTGGCTGGCACAAAACCACTAACACAGTTGGCCAAAAAG GTGCCAATTTTCAGCAAGAAGGAGGAGGTTTTCGGGTACTTGGCCAAGTACTTGGTCCCAGTTATGCGCTCCGCGTGGATGATCAAGATGACGTGCGCTTATCATGCAGCCATCACAGAAACTAAAGTCAAAAAGAGACACGTGATCGATCCTTGTATAG AATGGACCCAGATCATTACAAAATATCTGTGGGAGCAGCTGCAGAAAGTGGCTGAGTTCTACAGACAGTTCCCCAGTCAAGGCTGTAGCTCGCCTCTCCCGGCCACCCCTGCTGATGTGGAAATGGCCATCAAGCAGTGGGAGTACAACGAAAAGTTGGCCATGTTCATGTTTCAG GACGGAATGCTGGACCGACACGAGTTTCTCACATGGGTTTTGGAGTGTTTCGAGAAGGTCCGACCTGGGGAGGATGAGCTCCTGAGACTCCTCCTGCCCCTTTTACTGCAG TACTCGGGGGAATTTGTACAGTCGGCCTACTTGTCACGCAGGCTGGCTTACTTCTGCACTCGCCGCCTCAACCTGTTGCTAAGCGACGGCAGCCCGGGCCCTGGCGCCGGCGGCGGCCACCAGGCGCATGGCATTTTGACACCGCAAGGCAACACCCTGCCCCCGACGCCAACCTCCCAGCCGGCAGGAGGGAATCAGCCCCAGACGCCGTTCACAGACTTCTACATTTGTCCCCAGCACCGTCCTTTGGTTTTTGGCCTCAGCTGCATGTTGCAG AGCATAGTTTTGTGTTGCCCCAGTGCACTGGTCTGGCATTACTCTCTAACAGACAGCAGAAACAAAACTGGTTCTCCTTTGGACCTCTTGCCCATTGCCCCATCCAGTTTACCAATGCCAGGGGGAAACGCCGCTTTTACACAGCAG GTCCGTGTAAAACTGCGAGAGATCGAGGAGCAAGTGAAGGAGCGAGGCCAAGCTGTGGAGTTCCGCTGGTCCTTTGACAAGTGCCAGGAGACCACAGCAG GATTCACTATTGGGAGAGTGCTGCACACCTTGGAGGTTTTGGACAACCACAGCTTCGAGAAGTCCGACTTTAATAATTCGCTGGATTCTTTGTACAACCGAATATTTGGCTCAGGCCAGAGCAAGGATGGACATGAG ATGTCGCCAGATGACGACGCAGTGGTGACTCTGCTTTGTGAATGGGCTGTGTGCTGTAAGCGGTCAGGTAGACACAGGGCAATGGTGGTGGCCAAGCTACTGGAGAAGCGGCAGGCTGAAATCGAAGCAGAG cgCTGCGGCGAATCTGAGGTGGTGGATGAGAAGGGCTCGGTGTCATCGGGCTCCCTTTCCGCAGCCACGCTTCCCGTCTTTCAAGATGTTCTGCTTCAGTTCTTAGATACTCAGGCCCCAACACTTA CCGAGCCCGGCAACGAGAATGAGCGAGTGGAATTCTCCAACCTGGTGCTCCTCTTCTGCGAGCTCATCCGCCACGACGTTTTCTCGCACAACATCTACATGTGCACGCTCATCTCCCGCGGCGACCTGTCGTCCGACGGTCACATGCCACGCCCACGCTCCCCCAGCGACGAAACCTTGGACGAGTCGGATCGCAAAGACCAGGATGCGGGCAGCGGGATCAAAATGGAGGACACCGGCCTGTCGGAGTCGATGGAAATCGACCACAACTCCAGTGCCAATTTTGACGAG ATGTTCTCTCCTCCGATGCACTGCGAGTCCAAGGGCAGCCCCTCCCCTGAAAAATCTGTATCTGAGCAGGACTGCAAGAATACCTGCAAAGACAAGAACACGGACCCCGCGTTCCCCCAGCTCTACGAGCAGCCTCGGCATATTCAATATGCCACCCACTTTCCTATTCCTCAG GAGGAGAATGCCAGCCACGAGTGCAACCAGCGACTCGTGGTCCTATACGGCGTGGGCAAATTACGGGACGAGGCCCGACATACCATCAAGAAGATAACCAAAGATATCTTGAAGGTGCTCAACCGCAAAAGCACTGCAGAAACGG ggggCGAGGAGGGACAAAAGCGGAAGAGAAGTAAGCCAGAGGCCTTTCCCACTGCTGAAGATATCTTCTCCAAGTTCCAGCACCTTTCCCATTTTGACCAGCATCAGGTCACTTCGCTG GTGTCCCGAAATGTTTTGGAACAGATTACCAGCTTTGCCTTAGGGATGTCCTATCACTTGCCTCTAGTCCAGCACATTCAGTTCATCTTTGACCTCATGGAGTACTCCCTCAACATTAGTGGCCTCATTGACTTTGCTATTCAG CTTTTAAACGAGCTCAGCGTGGTGGAAGCCGAGCTTCTACTCAAGTCGTCTAGCCTGGTGGGAAGCTACACCACCAGTCTGTGTTTGTGCATTGTTGCTGTGCTCAGGAGGTACCACTCGTGCCTCATACTGAACCCCGAGCAGACTGCACAGGTTTTTGATTG GTTGCGCATTGTTGTCAAGTCAGGTGTAAACCCAGCCGACTGTTGTTCAGCCGAGCGCTGCATCTTGGCCTACTTGTACGACCTCTACATCTCTTGCAGTCATCTGAAAATCAAATTTGGGGAGATTTTCAG TGAGTTTTGCTCTAAAGTGAAGAACTCCATCTACTGCAACATTGACCCTTCGGACTCCAACATGCTGTGGGACCCTGTGTTCATGATGGAGGCCATAGCCAACCCTTCCGCGCACAACTTCAACCACTCTATGGTGGGCAAAATCCTCAACGATAGCCCGGCCAACCGCTACAGCTTTGTATGCAACGTGCTCATGGACGTGTGTGTCGACCACAGGGACCCTGAGAG GGTGAACGATATTGGCATCCTGTGCGCCGAACTGACGGCGTACTGTCGGTCCCTGAGTGCCGAGTGGCTTGGCATTCTCAAGGCGCTGTGCTGCTCCTCCAACAATGGCAACTGCGGCTTCAACGACCTGCTCTGCAATGTTGAT GTTAGCGATCTGTCCTTTCATGACTCCTTGGCGACTTTTGTGGCCATTCTCATAGCGAGACAGTGTCTTCTCCTGGAGGACCTCGTTCGCTGTGTGGCCATTCCATCCCTACTCAATGCAG CCTGCAGTGAGCAAGACTCCGAGCCAGGAGCTCGACTCACCTGCAGGATTTTGCTGCACCTTTTTAAGACGCCACAGCGCAACCCTGTCCCCCAAGACGGCCTCAAGTCGG ATAAATCTTCCGTCGGTATCCGGTCGTCGTGTGACCGCCATCTCCTGGCGGCCTCGCAGAACAGTATCGTCGTGGGAGCCGTTTTCGCCGTGCTCAAAGCCGTCTTCATGTTAG GTGATGCTGAGCTAAGGGGTTCGGGACTGTCCCACTCGGCTGGCCTTGATGACTTATCGGATGGACGCAATGTCTCCATAGAAACGGCCAGCTTGGATGTGTATGCCAAGTATGTTCTGAAGACCATCTGCCAGCAG GAATGGGTGGGAGAACGCTGCCTCAAGTCTCTGTCTGAAGACAGCAGTGCCCTCCAGGACCCAGTACTGGTAAACATTCAGGCCCAGAGGCTCCTGCAGCTCATTTGCTACCCTCACAGACAGCTGGACAGCGACGATGGAGACAACCCTCAGAGGCAGCGCATTAAACGCATCCTACAG AATATGGACCAGTGGACGATGAGGCAGtcatctctggagctccagctgaTGATCAAACAGAGCACAAACAAT GAGCTGTATTCTCTGTTAGAGAACATTGCCAAGGCAACGATCGAGGTGTTTCAGAAATCAGCTGAGATGAACTCCAATAACCCCTCAGGGAATGGCACAGCCCTCCAAAGCGGCTCTGCATCAAACAGCAGCAGCACTAGCAGCAAAATGAAACCCATTTTAAG ttCTTCTGAGAGGTCAGGTGTGTGGCTGGTGGCTCCATTGATAGCCAAGCTTCCCACTTCAGTTCAGGGTCACGTCCTGAAAGCAGCTGGGGAGGAGCTGGAGAAAGGACAGCACCTTGGGTCTTCATCACGAAAGGAGAGAGATCGCCAGAAGCAGAAAAG tATGTCACTGCTGAGCCAGCAACCATTCCTCTCTTTGGTGCTGACCTGCCTGAAAGGTCAGGATGAGCAGCGTGAGGGTCTTCTCACCTCGCTCTACAGCCAAGTTCAGCAGATCGTCACCAACTGGCGAGACGACCAGTACCAGGATGACTGCAAAGCCAAGCAAATGATGCACGAGGCTCTGAAGCTGCGACTCAATCTT GTGGGAGGCATGTTCGACACGGTGCAGCGCAGCACCCAGCAGACCACCGAGTGGGCCGTCCTCCTGCTCGACATCATCAGCAGCGGAACCGTGGACATGCAGTCCAACAA CGAACTCTTCACTACCGTACTGGACATGCTGAGCGTGCTGATTAATGGCACGCTGGCCGCTGACATGTCCAGCATCTCTCAGGGCAGCATGGAGGAGAATAAGAGAGCCTACATGAATCTAGTCAAGAAGCTCAGG AAAGAGCTCGGGGATCGGCAGCTGGAGAGCTTGGAGAAGGTTCGGCAGCTGCTGCCACTACCCAAGCAAACGCGTGATGTCATCACATGCGAACCTCAGGGCTCCCTCATCGACACCAAGGGGAACAAGATAGCTGGTTTTGAAAAAGAG GGGCTTCAAGTTTCGACCAAGCAGAAGATCTCCCCCTGGGATGTTTTTGAGGGACTCAAACATTCGGCGCCTCTCTCGTGGGGCTGGTTTGGTACGGTACGCATGGACCGTAAAGTGACCAAATTTGAGGAACAGCAGCGCTTCCTGCTCTACCACACACATCTGAAGCCCAAGCCTCGTAGCTACTACCTGGAGCCACTCCCACTGCCACCCGAAGAAGAGGAGCCGTTGACACCCATCTCGCAGGAGCCCGAGAAGAAGATGATGGAAGCGGTGAAGCCGGAGAAAAACGTGCCCACCATGCCCGCAGATTCAAACAAAAAGAAGcccaacaagaagaagaaaactccTTCGGCCAAGACTGAG GATTATGGGAATCGCACTTCTGGCGTGAGCTACGGGACCAACATGCCACCGGAGCTCATGCAGAATCCTTACAGTAGGATTCCCTATGGCCAGCAGGGCATGGGCATGTACACACAGAACCAGCCTCTACCTCCCG GAGGGCCCGGTTTAGATCCCCCCTACAGGCCTACTCGCAACCCCCCAATGAACAAGATGATGAGCACGCCACGGCCCAACTATCCGGGCATGATGCCCACCATGCAGGGGAATATGCCCGGGATGATGGGTCTGGAAAAGCAGTACCAAATGGTCTACAAGCCTCAGCCTAACATGCAGCAGAACCAGATGTTGCGCCACCAGCTGCAGGTCAGACTG AATCACAGCATGATGGGGCAGCAGATTCGACAGATGGCACCCAACCAACCGTACACTTCAATGCAGCCATCTCAA AACTTATCTCAGGGCTACACATCATACGGCTCACATATGGGGATGCAGCCACACCCGTCCCAAGCTGGTGCCATCGTGCCCTCCGCCTATGGGACCCAGAACTTTCAGGGCTCCCACCCAGGGGCAAACCCGGCCGTGGTGGATCCTCTGAGGCAAATGCAGCAGAGGCCCAGCGGTTATGTTCACCAGCAGGCGCCGGGATATGCACATAATATGCAGAATGCACAGAG GTTTACCCACCAGCCTATCCAGCAGAATCCCATCATGCACGGTCTTGGTCACATGGGTGCCCAGGGCGCCCATCCAGGCATGAGGCCCAATCAGTTGCTGAcagaacaacaacagcagcaacaacagcaacagcagcaacagcagcagcagcaacaacaacaacagcaacaagcAGCGGCAgcacaacagcaacaacaacagcagcagtacCTCAGACAAGCAATCAGA